The following coding sequences lie in one Peromyscus maniculatus bairdii isolate BWxNUB_F1_BW_parent chromosome 3, HU_Pman_BW_mat_3.1, whole genome shotgun sequence genomic window:
- the Paip2b gene encoding polyadenylate-binding protein-interacting protein 2B isoform X4, with the protein MNGSSVASTSPNVKCKEDQGLNGHEEKENPFAEYMWMENEEDFNRQVEEELQEQDFLDRCFQEMLDEEDQDWFIPARDLPQAVGHLQQQLNGLSVSDSHESEDILSKSNLNPDAKEFIPGVKY; encoded by the exons ATGAATGGATCCAGTGTGGCAAGTACATCACCCAATGTGAAATGCAAGGAGGACCAAGGATTAAATGGAcatgaggaaaaggaaaacccaTTTGCAGAATATATGTGGATGGAGAATGAAGAGGATTTCAATAGACAG GTAGAAGAAGAGCTGCAGGAGCAAGACTTCTTGGACCGCTGCTTCCAGGAGATGCTGGATGAAGAAGACCAGGACTGGTTCATCCCAGCACGAGACCTGCCTCAGGCTGTGGGACACTTACAGCAGCAGTTAAATGGACTATCAGTCAGCGACAGTCACGAATCTGAAGACATTTTG AGCAAAAGTAACCTGAATCCAGATGCCAAGGAATTTATTCCAGGAGTGAAGTACTGA
- the Paip2b gene encoding polyadenylate-binding protein-interacting protein 2B isoform X2: MTTLNTGSARISIMNGSSVASTSPNVKCKEDQGLNGHEEKENPFAEYMWMENEEDFNRQVEEELQEQDFLDRCFQEMLDEEDQDWFIPARDLPQAVGHLQQQLNGLSVSDSHESEDILSKSNLNPDAKEFIPGVKY; encoded by the exons AATCTCCATAATGAATGGATCCAGTGTGGCAAGTACATCACCCAATGTGAAATGCAAGGAGGACCAAGGATTAAATGGAcatgaggaaaaggaaaacccaTTTGCAGAATATATGTGGATGGAGAATGAAGAGGATTTCAATAGACAG GTAGAAGAAGAGCTGCAGGAGCAAGACTTCTTGGACCGCTGCTTCCAGGAGATGCTGGATGAAGAAGACCAGGACTGGTTCATCCCAGCACGAGACCTGCCTCAGGCTGTGGGACACTTACAGCAGCAGTTAAATGGACTATCAGTCAGCGACAGTCACGAATCTGAAGACATTTTG AGCAAAAGTAACCTGAATCCAGATGCCAAGGAATTTATTCCAGGAGTGAAGTACTGA
- the Paip2b gene encoding polyadenylate-binding protein-interacting protein 2B isoform X3 encodes MTTLNTGSARISIMNGSSVASTSPNVKCKEDQGLNGHEEKENPFAEYMWMENEEDFNRQVEEELQEQDFLDRCFQEMLDEEDQDWFIPARDLPQAVGHLQQQLNGLSVSDSHESEDILVRAFSSSTCDIL; translated from the exons AATCTCCATAATGAATGGATCCAGTGTGGCAAGTACATCACCCAATGTGAAATGCAAGGAGGACCAAGGATTAAATGGAcatgaggaaaaggaaaacccaTTTGCAGAATATATGTGGATGGAGAATGAAGAGGATTTCAATAGACAG GTAGAAGAAGAGCTGCAGGAGCAAGACTTCTTGGACCGCTGCTTCCAGGAGATGCTGGATGAAGAAGACCAGGACTGGTTCATCCCAGCACGAGACCTGCCTCAGGCTGTGGGACACTTACAGCAGCAGTTAAATGGACTATCAGTCAGCGACAGTCACGAATCTGAAGACATTTTGGTAAGAGCCTTCAGTAGTTCCACGTGTGACATCCTGTAA
- the Paip2b gene encoding polyadenylate-binding protein-interacting protein 2B isoform X1, with amino-acid sequence MMSQKTKQARISIMNGSSVASTSPNVKCKEDQGLNGHEEKENPFAEYMWMENEEDFNRQVEEELQEQDFLDRCFQEMLDEEDQDWFIPARDLPQAVGHLQQQLNGLSVSDSHESEDILSKSNLNPDAKEFIPGVKY; translated from the exons AATCTCCATAATGAATGGATCCAGTGTGGCAAGTACATCACCCAATGTGAAATGCAAGGAGGACCAAGGATTAAATGGAcatgaggaaaaggaaaacccaTTTGCAGAATATATGTGGATGGAGAATGAAGAGGATTTCAATAGACAG GTAGAAGAAGAGCTGCAGGAGCAAGACTTCTTGGACCGCTGCTTCCAGGAGATGCTGGATGAAGAAGACCAGGACTGGTTCATCCCAGCACGAGACCTGCCTCAGGCTGTGGGACACTTACAGCAGCAGTTAAATGGACTATCAGTCAGCGACAGTCACGAATCTGAAGACATTTTG AGCAAAAGTAACCTGAATCCAGATGCCAAGGAATTTATTCCAGGAGTGAAGTACTGA